The following is a genomic window from Ethanoligenens harbinense YUAN-3.
AAGCCGGTTCCAAGCTGGACAAGGCCCTGGCGCTGGGTGTGCCGGTGCTGGATGAAGCGGCATTTGAGCAATTATTGGGAATATCGGAAACGGAGGAATAAACGAATGGAAGAAATCGACGTGCGTCACCTGGCCAAACTCTCGCGCTTGCGCTTTGACGAGGCGGCGGCTGATAAAATGGCGCATGACATGCGGAAAATCGTGGACATGGTGGCAGAGCTGCCGGATTTTGAAGAGACAGAGACGGCGACGGCGCTGGATGTGAATGACCGCATGGAACTGCGCAAAGACGAAGTCGGTCCATCGCTCACGCGCGGGCAGGTGCTGCAAAACGCGCCCAAGACCGAGGCGGGCTGCGTGGTCGTGCCCAAGACTGTGGAATAATCGAAAGGGAGACAGCAACCGATGGAACTGTATGAAAACACGGCGTCCGGCCTGCACACGCTGTTTGTGGAAAAGAAAGCCAGCGCCGTCGAGATCGCAGAAGCGCATCTGGCACGCATCGAAGCGGTGGATGAGCGCGTGGGCGCATTCCTTACCGTTACCAAAGAGGAAGCGCTGGCCCGCGCTGCCGAGCAGGACCGGAAGCTGGCGGCGGGCGAACCGCTCGGCGCGCTCTCGGGCGTACCCGTAGCCGTGAAAGACAATATCTGCACCAAAGGCGTGCGCACGACCTGCGCGTCC
Proteins encoded in this region:
- the gatC gene encoding Asp-tRNA(Asn)/Glu-tRNA(Gln) amidotransferase subunit GatC, yielding MEEIDVRHLAKLSRLRFDEAAADKMAHDMRKIVDMVAELPDFEETETATALDVNDRMELRKDEVGPSLTRGQVLQNAPKTEAGCVVVPKTVE